TTAAACGATTCTTCAATTTCTATATCCCCAATCTCACTCTTTCATCCATGGAATTCGTTGTGCATCCATGCAATATCTACAGGGGCGGATCTCTTCAGGGGCATGCAGGTGCCAGGACATCCCCTAAagttactatatatatatatactattatgTCTAAATATACAATAACTTCTTAGGGGTTGCAGTGGAAAGAGGGTGTCTTGATATACTGAAGGTAGGTGTGACTCTTCGTAAGTGtctgtttatttatttcttatgtatttttaatcttttatccaaaaaaaaccCCATGTAGGACTCAAACCGGCACCAACCAGGAATGTATACAGCAAATCAAACCAACAAAGCACTTAGCATCTTTCATTATTACTTGAAACGTTTGAATATATATTCCATAATAGTTCGGTACCCCCAAGAAAATAagtcaagatccgccactgaaTATCTATATCCCCAATCGTATCCTGTCAATTCTTAAGGACATTTTTATAATAACCCAATTTGTTGTGCATCCATGGAAATCAACATATTCTGGTGGTTTAGTGTGCATCGATGGAAATCAAGGAGAATTTGATAGGCTTGCTCTGCTAATTGACAAAAAAGGTACAATATTAAAAACtaggaaataaataaattaagagcTATACAATTAACATAGATTCTAGATGGATGGATCAAAGAAATAATGGCTTCTATAAAGAATTAAAAACGAAAGAATTACAGAACCGGAAACGAGAAAAAGGAGCGGAAAGCGGGTGGAGTTGAGAATGAAAGAGATGACTGATGcacagtggcggatcttgaacttttttttcTGGGGGTGCCAAAtgtttttagaatatatataaatcCGTTTTAAGATattaacaaaattatgaattagCCTAGTggtttatttttctaaaactacCATAGAGAACAGTGGTTCAATTCCTATTGGAACCTCTTTTTTTTGAGTAAAGTATTAATAATACAAtggaaaatgtaaaaaaagaagCTAACGTGGATCGAGAACCCACACCCTTGGGGGGTTTCGAAACTCGTCAGTCCACTACGACAACAATGTTCCGTTGGATATATCATGCATAATATGATAATTATAGAAGAGTTAGGGGATGCAGTGGCACCTGCAGGTCACCACTAAGATCCGCCACTGCTGATGCAAAAATTAGAAACTAATCAGGACCCTTCTTTTAGATCTAACGGTTGCCATATatgacaaaataatattatcacTTTTCTAATCATGTTTGCACAAAACACGTGATAGGATAATAGTTTATCCTAttattatcatatcatattcttATCCAATTTCTTATCATATCCTATCTATATCATATCATGCACACCAAACGGACTCTTAAGTTTTCAACTTGCATAGAGTTatcaaaatagttaaaaaaaaatcattacttAAGAAAATCATTAAGGAAAATAAGTGTTAACTATGATAGATGGGTTAGAGTACAAATAGaatgtttaaaatttatatgattttattcaaagaaatgTGAAACATAATCTCATTTAAGATAGCAACACTTCTCCAAACTGATGgtagaaaaaagtaaaaaaaaaaaaaaaactgatggTAGAAGACAGTTCTTAAAAGATCATGTCTTAGTACATTATTAAGCATGATAGTACCAATTTCCATCCGTAATGAAGAAATAcatcaaaccaaaaccaaaatttgtATATTGATTTGTcggttttgtaattttattttgttcggTTTAGTTTTTTAGCTTCGTCCGTTTTGTCTGAACAATTGGAACTCTCATAAGatgagaaattaattttaattttaaactacATATAAAAAAGTCGTTCAGAAAACTGATACTATTGCAggatatttttcaaaacaattatagtgtactccatccgtttctaaatataagcaaaatttactttttaggtttattaatttaatgatgtttgtggtccatattatgaaccatatacatcattaaatgaatgaacctacaaaataaattttgcttacATTTAGAAACGGAATTAGAGAAAAAAGTCGTCCATATGATTCACATTGTTCATTTTTGTGCCGACAATTCCATAATTCCATTGATATTGATAGATATGGTCGAAGAAGTCAGAAggagtacttttttttttttgaagagagtCAGAAGGAGTACTTGTTTatgctttctttttttatacTTGGCTGAGTATATAAGCTAGccctcaaaacaaaacataaggAGTATATATGCTCAAATAATTACGGTAAATATAAAACGTCGTATTTATTCCATTCCAAACCTTACATATGCAatgacaatacataatataatatatgcaaagttcgAGATTTGAAACTCgtacatcataaaaaaaatcttataatcacAATTTACAAGCATACTCCATTTAATATCAGGTTACAAGTATAAGTAAGATCgtaattaattattgtattaCCCAGgtctcaaataaaataaaaataaaaagttaaacaGAGTTAATGTATTTGGCTATAAAGTTAAACCATATACATCtattatgtttgattttttttttgcatgtggAAAAAAGTTTCACATGCAACATGACAATAAAttaaaggtttaattgcacttttggatctctatttttccaaaaattgcGGTTATGGatcccctaactaatttaaatacaaaacagccccctatgttttgattctttggcagttttggacccccaaggcaaaaaaaataataatttaacacgtggcacctcacctagggtgtcacgtcagcgttgaccgagtcaacaatggactgggggtccaaaattgtcaaagaatcaaaacatagggggctgttttgtatttaaattagttaggggtccataaccgcaacttttgaaaagataggggtccaaaagtgcaattaagcctaaattaaACTCAATCAAGTCTTATTCTACTAAATGAGATCATTTATATGAATCAATAATCGATGTTATAGTAATCTATCAAAAATCATGTCTTTCTCCAACTCATTTATCTCTAGATATCCTTCATAATAGTTTATCGTATAGTTTTTCTAGATCTACCCGTACCTCCAGTGATCTGACTCCCCTTCATTTGATCTATTCTCCTTAATCTACATAATTCACAgatcttctctctacatgccaaACCATCTTAGTCTAGTTTCTACCATATTTCTTAATCAATGAATACTTAAGTGCACATCCTTTTTGATCCATTTAGTATTGCTCATTCACAAGTTGTAGTAAGTATATTGCTTCCATTGTTGACCTCCCAAGCATAAAACTGAATTGGTTCTCTTTATCTTAGGTATATTTTCTTAGTCTCTTTTCTATCATTTTTTCTAATAATGTTATGGTATAACTCATGTGAGCCCCCAATATCTCTCTCCGAGACTTTTTCACACTtctatatgtatgtagtttgaCCAAactgtcttgtcattactcatCCTTTTAACGCTTCTTTAACCTTGTGTTCTTGAATTTGACAATAGTAATTGTAATGTTGTTCTCCTCTCTAATATTCAGCTTATTAGCATCTCGTGTGATCTTATTTCCTTCAATAAATAACTTTGAAAATATTTCTTTCATGTAGCCTTTATATCGTTCTCGTGAACCAaaactttattttcttcatctttaatACGCTTCACTTAATTTAAATCTCTTGTCTTCCTTCCCATCtttaacaaatttatatatagatattgCTCTCATCTTAGTGCTAAGGATTGATGTATCCCGTCCCGTCAATACCCAAAAACGTTTCCAAGAGGTAAAGCAAAGCTGGTCATTGTGGGGTCATGGTAAATTGTAAAGGTGATAAAGGAATGTTTTACAATAAATCCTAATCCACATGTCTTTATTTAATAGGACACTTAAATTAACCGACGTAGACCCTACCCTTAATATCCACAGCTGTCTATTTTTAAATCCAACGCATATTCCTCACTATACAAACCTCATATTCCTCACCCAAAATTATCCCCTACACCTACTCCCACAATACCGATTCCCTTAAACTCAAATCCACCACACATCAGAAAAGAAACACTGCAATCAACCGCATTAGATCGCTACCAACACCTTTAATCCTTTAAACACTCCTCTTGAAGCAAACCCTTCTTAATACGCTACCGTTTTGAACAAACCGAATCGCAAAAACGACGTCGCTTAATAGCAAAAGGttcagagagaaaaaaaaatgctgtgttttcttcttcaattgaaagtgaagaaattcaatttcaataacaGAAAGTGTTGTTAAGGAAAATAGAGAAGAAATAGagaggggtaaaattggaatttggaGATGCAAACGGAAGCTAGGGTTGGTGTGACGGTGGACGGTGGTGTTCGGAAGTTAGTTAAACAACAACCACCGCCGCAACAGATTGGAACTATTTCTCAGCTTCTCGCCGGAGGAGTTGCCGGAGCTTTGAGTAAAACTTGTACTGCGCCACTTGCTAGACTCACAATCCTTTTTCAGgtgaaaaaattattctttttttgtttaatttcgtaaaaaaatatcttttttattcattttgttgttgGGTATTAGtaattttgttgtattttggaCTATGCTACTAAATTTCATATAGGGAatgattgatttagttttttaaattgtaTGAGTTAATTAATTTGGTTTTGAATTGAGATAATTTTGGGGACTGAATTGGTTGTTGCTAATGATTTtgtggataaacaacttaatttgtaTATTATAGCTTAAGATATAAGCACTTATGTATAAGATATTATTGataagttataagctgttttcataagctaaattttgtgtattaaaagatgaaataaagttaaattgttttttgataagctataagctgttttcatataaactatCTTAgcgagcttatgaaaataaagtaaaaatggTATATGGGtttgtcataagctgtttttataagttCTTCCAAATagggcatgtttggattgacttatttgagcttatctggtgacataagttttgtgagacagTTTGGGAGAACTTTTGAACACAGCTAATGACATGTTTATAAGCTGTTTACAgctttgtttttataaattctcCAAGATAGCTAATGATaacagtttatagcttatacaaaaataatttagctttatttctcttttgctatagaaatagcttatgcataagtgattatcatgGTAAGTgtttgtgctataagctgcagataagttgtttatccaaagaGGGTCATAGTCGTACAAGTGTTTATGTtgagtagataagctcaaaacAGTCACTTGGTTTTGGTCTCTCAAATTTCGATAATTTTGGTCGCTAAAATGCTTGATACTTATAATTTTTGTCACTGTGTTGGTGATTCACTCAATAACAATGAATGACTGAGAGAGAGATGGTGGGGATACCGGTTATTGAGGATGTTAATGTTGAAAATTTAGTTTtctagaattatttttaatatgttttttaatttataatttttgcaGATTCAAGGGATGCATTCTAATGTTGCAACTTTGAGGAAAGCGAGTATATGGAATGAGGCTTCAAGAATAATCCACGAAGAGGGGTTTAGGGCTTTTTGGAAAGGGAATCTAGTTACAATTGCTCACCGTTTACCTTACTCTTCTGTTAACTTTTATTCCTACGAGCATTACAAGAAGGTAACAATATTGGTAGTTTGTGATGATTGATATGCACTTTTTTTCTcggattttgtttttatatcgatttgtttttttatacgTGCAGTTTCTGAGGACGATTCCGCAACTGCAAAGTAATAGAGATAATATCAGTGCAGATCTTTGTATACATTTTGTTGGTGGTGGGTTGGCAGGCATAACTGCTGCTACGTCTACTTATCCCTTGGATCTTGTAAGAACGCGGCTTGCTGCACAGGTAAGTTTTAAATCATCAAATGCTTTTGAGATACGTCATGTGCATCgtcttattttgaaaatacatcCTCTGAATTTCAATTTTGGAACCTTGCAAGACTTGGACCCTGACCTTCAGTTTGTCTTATTTTGAAACTGTTCATACAAAGCTAGTTATTAAATATTCTTACATTTGTCTTTTTCTTCgtaacaattaaaattgttaaaattttgCAGACGAATTTTACGTACTATAGAGGTATTGGACATGCTTTACAAACAATTGTCAAGGAAGAGGGATTACTCGGCCTTTATAAGGGACTTGGAACCACCCTCTTGGTATGATGTTATTATCAATTTACCATTACTCAGTATATATTCCTTTCTTGTGGACTTAGCCACTTACTGGTGCTAATGCAGACTGTTGGGCCAAATATAGCAATCAGCTTCTCCGTATATGAAAGCTTGAGATCGTTTTGGATGTCAAACAGGTATTAATTCTAAAGTAATTCACCATTTTAATGTAACCACTGATTT
Above is a genomic segment from Medicago truncatula cultivar Jemalong A17 chromosome 5, MtrunA17r5.0-ANR, whole genome shotgun sequence containing:
- the LOC11406696 gene encoding mitochondrial substrate carrier family protein B isoform X1, coding for MQTEARVGVTVDGGVRKLVKQQPPPQQIGTISQLLAGGVAGALSKTCTAPLARLTILFQIQGMHSNVATLRKASIWNEASRIIHEEGFRAFWKGNLVTIAHRLPYSSVNFYSYEHYKKFLRTIPQLQSNRDNISADLCIHFVGGGLAGITAATSTYPLDLVRTRLAAQTNFTYYRGIGHALQTIVKEEGLLGLYKGLGTTLLTVGPNIAISFSVYESLRSFWMSNRSDDSTVVVSLACGSLSGIASSTATFPLDLVRRRKQLEGAGGRARVYNTGLFGTFKHIFRSEGLRGLYRGILPEYYKVVPGVGICFMTYETLKMVLAEITTV
- the LOC11406696 gene encoding mitochondrial substrate carrier family protein B isoform X2 encodes the protein MQTEARVGVTVDGGVRKLVKQQPPPQQIGTISQLLAGGVAGALSKTCTAPLARLTILFQIQGMHSNVATLRKASIWNEASRIIHEEGFRAFWKGNLVTIAHRLPYSSVNFYSYEHYKKFLRTIPQLQSNRDNISADLCIHFVGGGLAGITAATSTYPLDLVRTRLAAQTNFTYYRGIGHALQTIVKEEGLLGLYKGLGTTLLTVGPNIAISFSVYESLRSFWMSNRSDDSTVVVSLACGSLSGIASSTENCTKHLTRLTP